In one window of Notolabrus celidotus isolate fNotCel1 chromosome 15, fNotCel1.pri, whole genome shotgun sequence DNA:
- the tcf3a gene encoding transcription factor 3a isoform X5 → MATVETDKELNDLLDFSAMFELPLSNGKNRPTTLASQFGGSGMDERNGSGPWGPGQQNGPSFNQGRAYGEDGLYSEQEGIASAPIFGSGIVDSQPKKIRKVPPGLPSSVYASASGEDFNRDNTGYPASKAGNVYPPPFYMQDGLHPPSDPWGSARSMVQPGYSAMLGNSPHLSQHAPFTAINPQDRLKRQPLPLSPQNYPLHGSEVNGAHPAGFHSGSSSFGVPSHTPPIAGSDTIMANRGSVPGSSGDEIGKALASIYPSDSSAFPPSPSTPSGSPQAVSGSASQWNRTSGQGTPSPNFEEGIQSMVRQQPSKMEDRLDEAINVLQRHAGGHGGPGLAEMHSLLSSGLGLPAAFTNAALGLAGRLSGLMASHNEDSVGGGLMHGHHGPSSGQGSQPEGFAAMLGSLNRSNASDVKREDKDDDENCSITDKSEDEKRDNLRTSLDDEEDDDDDADLPVGVKVQREKGRRLANNTRERLRVRDINEAFKELGRMCQLHMSYEKPQTKLIVLQQAVNVILNLEQQVRERNLNPKAACLKRREEEKVSGVDPQMQLGGGHPGLGGDGHM, encoded by the exons GTATGGATGAGAGGAATGGGTCCGGTCCCTGGGGGCCAGGACAACAGAACGGTCCGTCTTTCAACCAGGGAAGG GCTTATGGAGAAGATGGCCTCTACAGTGAGCAGGAGGGCATTGCCTCTGCCCCTATATTTGGATCAGGGATTGTTG ATTCACAGCCAAAAAAGATCAGGAAGGTGCCCCCTGGCCTGCCCTCCTCG gTTTATGCATCAGCCTCAGGAGAGGATTTCAACAGGGACAACACAGGCTACCCGGCCTCCAAGGCAGGAAATGTCTACCCACCACCATTCTACATGCAAG ACGGCCTCCACCCGCCCTCTGATCCGTGGGGCTCTGCCCGGTCGATGGTTCAGCCCGGTTATTCTGCCATGCTGGGCAACTCCCCCCATCTGAGTCAGCATGCCCCCTTCACTGCCATTAACCCCCAAGACAGACTG AAACGACAGCCACTGCCCCTCTCTCCGCAAAACTACCCCCTGCATGGCAGCGAGGTGAACGGGGCTCATCCCGCCGGCTTCCACTCCGGCTCCAGCAGCTTCGGAGTCCCCAGCCACACACCCCCTATTGCTGGCAGTGACACCATCATGG CCAATCGAGGTTCAGTGCCGGGAAGTTCCGGAGATGAGATTGGGAAAGCCCTGGCATCG ATCTATCCTTCGGACAGTTCTGCCTTCCCTCCGTCTCCCTCAACTCCCTCTGGCTCCCCCCAGGCTGTATCAG GCTCTGCATCCCAATGGAATCGTACATCAGGGCAGGGCACACCTTCACCCAACTTTGAAGAGGGAATTCAGTCCATGGTGCGTCaacag CCAAGTAAAATGGAGGACCGCTTGGATGAAGCCATCAACGTTCTTCAGCGCCACGCCGGCGGGCATGGTGGACCAGGCCTGGCTGAAATGCATAGTCTGCTCTCGTCTGGCTTGGGGTTACCTGCAGCCTTCACTAACGCAGCCCTGGGACTGGCCGGTCGCCTCTCTGGACTG ATGGCCAGTCACAATGAGGACTCAGTTGGTGGAGGTCTTATGCATGGGCACCATGGCCCTTCATCTGGCCAGGGCTCTCAGCCTGAAGGTTTCGCTG CTATGTTGGGAAGCCTGAACCGCTCCAATGCTTCCGATGTGAAACGAGAAGACAAAGATGATGACGAAAACTGCTCTATTACCGACAAGTCAGAGGACGAAAAGAGAGACAACCTCCGAACAAG TCTggatgatgaggaagatgatgatgatgatgcagatCTGCCAGTGGGGGTTAAGGTTCAGCGGGAGAAAGGGCGGAGGTTGGCAAACAACACCCGCGAGCGGCTTCGGGTGCGGGACATCAATGAGGCTTTTAAGGAGCTGGGCCGAATGTGTCAGCTCCATATGAGTTATGAGAAACCACAGACCAAATTGATCGTACTGCAACAGGCTGTTAACGTTATACTCAACCTGGAGCAGCAAGTCAGAG AACGCAATTTGAACCCAAAGGCTGCCTGCctcaagaggagagaggaggagaaagtttCAGGTGTTGACCCTCAGATGCAGCTTGGTGGGGGTCACCCTGGTCTTGGAGGAGACGGACATATGTAA
- the tcf3a gene encoding transcription factor 3a isoform X3 — MATVETDKELNDLLDFSAMFELPLSNGKNRPTTLASQFGGSGMDERNGSGPWGPGQQNGPSFNQGRAYGEDGLYSEQEGIASAPIFGSGIVGKTERGPYSSFPTQPGFMPSEIPMTSPNALSPSGLKSNSQFYSSYEGNNPRRRPSQDPIDSQPKKIRKVPPGLPSSVYASASGEDFNRDNTGYPASKAGNVYPPPFYMQDGLHPPSDPWGSARSMVQPGYSAMLGNSPHLSQHAPFTAINPQDRLKRQPLPLSPQNYPLHGSEVNGAHPAGFHSGSSSFGVPSHTPPIAGSDTIMANRGSVPGSSGDEIGKALASIYPSDSSAFPPSPSTPSGSPQAVSGSASQWNRTSGQGTPSPNFEEGIQSMVRQQPSKMEDRLDEAINVLQRHAGGHGGPGLAEMHSLLSSGLGLPAAFTNAALGLAGRLSGLMASHNEDSVGGGLMHGHHGPSSGQGSQPEGFAAMLGSLNRSNASDVKREDKDDDENCSITDKSEDEKRDNLRTSIVTVTDENLTAEEKEQRERERRHANNARERVRVRDINGAFRELGRMVQVHTQSDKAQTKLLILQQAVQVILGLEKQVRERNLNPKAACLKRREEEKVSGVDPQMQLGGGHPGLGGDGHM; from the exons GTATGGATGAGAGGAATGGGTCCGGTCCCTGGGGGCCAGGACAACAGAACGGTCCGTCTTTCAACCAGGGAAGG GCTTATGGAGAAGATGGCCTCTACAGTGAGCAGGAGGGCATTGCCTCTGCCCCTATATTTGGATCAGGGATTGTTG GGAAGACTGAGCGAGGACCATACTCCTCATTTCCAACACAG CCGGGCTTTATGCCTAGTGAGATACCCATGACCAGTCCCAATGCCCTCTCCCCATCTGGCCTGAAGTCCAACTCCCAGTTTTATTCTTCTTATGAGGGCAACAACCCTCGACGAAGACCCTCACAGGACCCCATAG ATTCACAGCCAAAAAAGATCAGGAAGGTGCCCCCTGGCCTGCCCTCCTCG gTTTATGCATCAGCCTCAGGAGAGGATTTCAACAGGGACAACACAGGCTACCCGGCCTCCAAGGCAGGAAATGTCTACCCACCACCATTCTACATGCAAG ACGGCCTCCACCCGCCCTCTGATCCGTGGGGCTCTGCCCGGTCGATGGTTCAGCCCGGTTATTCTGCCATGCTGGGCAACTCCCCCCATCTGAGTCAGCATGCCCCCTTCACTGCCATTAACCCCCAAGACAGACTG AAACGACAGCCACTGCCCCTCTCTCCGCAAAACTACCCCCTGCATGGCAGCGAGGTGAACGGGGCTCATCCCGCCGGCTTCCACTCCGGCTCCAGCAGCTTCGGAGTCCCCAGCCACACACCCCCTATTGCTGGCAGTGACACCATCATGG CCAATCGAGGTTCAGTGCCGGGAAGTTCCGGAGATGAGATTGGGAAAGCCCTGGCATCG ATCTATCCTTCGGACAGTTCTGCCTTCCCTCCGTCTCCCTCAACTCCCTCTGGCTCCCCCCAGGCTGTATCAG GCTCTGCATCCCAATGGAATCGTACATCAGGGCAGGGCACACCTTCACCCAACTTTGAAGAGGGAATTCAGTCCATGGTGCGTCaacag CCAAGTAAAATGGAGGACCGCTTGGATGAAGCCATCAACGTTCTTCAGCGCCACGCCGGCGGGCATGGTGGACCAGGCCTGGCTGAAATGCATAGTCTGCTCTCGTCTGGCTTGGGGTTACCTGCAGCCTTCACTAACGCAGCCCTGGGACTGGCCGGTCGCCTCTCTGGACTG ATGGCCAGTCACAATGAGGACTCAGTTGGTGGAGGTCTTATGCATGGGCACCATGGCCCTTCATCTGGCCAGGGCTCTCAGCCTGAAGGTTTCGCTG CTATGTTGGGAAGCCTGAACCGCTCCAATGCTTCCGATGTGAAACGAGAAGACAAAGATGATGACGAAAACTGCTCTATTACCGACAAGTCAGAGGACGAAAAGAGAGACAACCTCCGAACAAG CATTGTCACGGTGACCGATGAGAACCTGACTGCCGAGGAGAAGGAGCAAAGGGAGCGAGAGCGCCGCCACGCTAACAACGCTAGGGAGAGGGTGCGTGTGCGCGACATAAACGGAGCCTTCAGAGAGCTGGGCAGGATGGTTCAGGTCCACACGCAGAGCGACAAGGCCCAGACCAAGCTGCTCATCCTGCAACAAGCCGTCCAGGTCATACTGGGCCTGGAGAAGCAGGTGCGAG AACGCAATTTGAACCCAAAGGCTGCCTGCctcaagaggagagaggaggagaaagtttCAGGTGTTGACCCTCAGATGCAGCTTGGTGGGGGTCACCCTGGTCTTGGAGGAGACGGACATATGTAA
- the tcf3a gene encoding transcription factor 3a isoform X4 has translation MATVETDKELNDLLDFSAMFELPLSNGKNRPTTLASQFGGSGMDERNGSGPWGPGQQNGPSFNQGRAYGEDGLYSEQEGIASAPIFGSGIVGKTERGPYSSFPTQPGFMPSEIPMTSPNALSPSGLKSNSQFYSSYEGNNPRRRPSQDPIDSQPKKIRKVPPGLPSSVYASASGEDFNRDNTGYPASKAGNVYPPPFYMQDGLHPPSDPWGSARSMVQPGYSAMLGNSPHLSQHAPFTAINPQDRLKRQPLPLSPQNYPLHGSEVNGAHPAGFHSGSSSFGVPSHTPPIAGSDTIMANRGSVPGSSGDEIGKALASIYPSDSSAFPPSPSTPSGSPQAVSGSASQWNRTSGQGTPSPNFEEGIQSMPSKMEDRLDEAINVLQRHAGGHGGPGLAEMHSLLSSGLGLPAAFTNAALGLAGRLSGLMASHNEDSVGGGLMHGHHGPSSGQGSQPEGFAAMLGSLNRSNASDVKREDKDDDENCSITDKSEDEKRDNLRTSIVTVTDENLTAEEKEQRERERRHANNARERVRVRDINGAFRELGRMVQVHTQSDKAQTKLLILQQAVQVILGLEKQVRERNLNPKAACLKRREEEKVSGVDPQMQLGGGHPGLGGDGHM, from the exons GTATGGATGAGAGGAATGGGTCCGGTCCCTGGGGGCCAGGACAACAGAACGGTCCGTCTTTCAACCAGGGAAGG GCTTATGGAGAAGATGGCCTCTACAGTGAGCAGGAGGGCATTGCCTCTGCCCCTATATTTGGATCAGGGATTGTTG GGAAGACTGAGCGAGGACCATACTCCTCATTTCCAACACAG CCGGGCTTTATGCCTAGTGAGATACCCATGACCAGTCCCAATGCCCTCTCCCCATCTGGCCTGAAGTCCAACTCCCAGTTTTATTCTTCTTATGAGGGCAACAACCCTCGACGAAGACCCTCACAGGACCCCATAG ATTCACAGCCAAAAAAGATCAGGAAGGTGCCCCCTGGCCTGCCCTCCTCG gTTTATGCATCAGCCTCAGGAGAGGATTTCAACAGGGACAACACAGGCTACCCGGCCTCCAAGGCAGGAAATGTCTACCCACCACCATTCTACATGCAAG ACGGCCTCCACCCGCCCTCTGATCCGTGGGGCTCTGCCCGGTCGATGGTTCAGCCCGGTTATTCTGCCATGCTGGGCAACTCCCCCCATCTGAGTCAGCATGCCCCCTTCACTGCCATTAACCCCCAAGACAGACTG AAACGACAGCCACTGCCCCTCTCTCCGCAAAACTACCCCCTGCATGGCAGCGAGGTGAACGGGGCTCATCCCGCCGGCTTCCACTCCGGCTCCAGCAGCTTCGGAGTCCCCAGCCACACACCCCCTATTGCTGGCAGTGACACCATCATGG CCAATCGAGGTTCAGTGCCGGGAAGTTCCGGAGATGAGATTGGGAAAGCCCTGGCATCG ATCTATCCTTCGGACAGTTCTGCCTTCCCTCCGTCTCCCTCAACTCCCTCTGGCTCCCCCCAGGCTGTATCAG GCTCTGCATCCCAATGGAATCGTACATCAGGGCAGGGCACACCTTCACCCAACTTTGAAGAGGGAATTCAGTCCATG CCAAGTAAAATGGAGGACCGCTTGGATGAAGCCATCAACGTTCTTCAGCGCCACGCCGGCGGGCATGGTGGACCAGGCCTGGCTGAAATGCATAGTCTGCTCTCGTCTGGCTTGGGGTTACCTGCAGCCTTCACTAACGCAGCCCTGGGACTGGCCGGTCGCCTCTCTGGACTG ATGGCCAGTCACAATGAGGACTCAGTTGGTGGAGGTCTTATGCATGGGCACCATGGCCCTTCATCTGGCCAGGGCTCTCAGCCTGAAGGTTTCGCTG CTATGTTGGGAAGCCTGAACCGCTCCAATGCTTCCGATGTGAAACGAGAAGACAAAGATGATGACGAAAACTGCTCTATTACCGACAAGTCAGAGGACGAAAAGAGAGACAACCTCCGAACAAG CATTGTCACGGTGACCGATGAGAACCTGACTGCCGAGGAGAAGGAGCAAAGGGAGCGAGAGCGCCGCCACGCTAACAACGCTAGGGAGAGGGTGCGTGTGCGCGACATAAACGGAGCCTTCAGAGAGCTGGGCAGGATGGTTCAGGTCCACACGCAGAGCGACAAGGCCCAGACCAAGCTGCTCATCCTGCAACAAGCCGTCCAGGTCATACTGGGCCTGGAGAAGCAGGTGCGAG AACGCAATTTGAACCCAAAGGCTGCCTGCctcaagaggagagaggaggagaaagtttCAGGTGTTGACCCTCAGATGCAGCTTGGTGGGGGTCACCCTGGTCTTGGAGGAGACGGACATATGTAA
- the LOC117827402 gene encoding cytochrome b-c1 complex subunit 10 has product MISKIIGQKYVAIVKSWVPTLAVWGTAGGVALVHFTDWRVFLDYVPYVSGKFKKDE; this is encoded by the exons ATGATCAGTAAAATCATCGGACAGAAGTATGTGGCCATTGTCAAATCATG GGTCCCAACCCTGGCTGTATGGGGCACAGCGGGAGGAGTGGCTCTGGTCCACTTCACAGACTGGCGGGTGTTTTTGGATTATGTCCCCTACGTCAGCGGCAAATTTAAGAAGGATGAGTAG
- the tcf3a gene encoding transcription factor 3a isoform X2, whose protein sequence is MATVETDKELNDLLDFSAMFELPLSNGKNRPTTLASQFGGSGMDERNGSGPWGPGQQNGPSFNQGRAYGEDGLYSEQEGIASAPIFGSGIVGKTERGPYSSFPTQPGFMPSEIPMTSPNALSPSGLKSNSQFYSSYEGNNPRRRPSQDPIDSQPKKIRKVPPGLPSSVYASASGEDFNRDNTGYPASKAGNVYPPPFYMQDGLHPPSDPWGSARSMVQPGYSAMLGNSPHLSQHAPFTAINPQDRLKRQPLPLSPQNYPLHGSEVNGAHPAGFHSGSSSFGVPSHTPPIAGSDTIMANRGSVPGSSGDEIGKALASIYPSDSSAFPPSPSTPSGSPQAVSGSASQWNRTSGQGTPSPNFEEGIQSMPSKMEDRLDEAINVLQRHAGGHGGPGLAEMHSLLSSGLGLPAAFTNAALGLAGRLSGLMASHNEDSVGGGLMHGHHGPSSGQGSQPEGFAAMLGSLNRSNASDVKREDKDDDENCSITDKSEDEKRDNLRTSLDDEEDDDDDADLPVGVKVQREKGRRLANNTRERLRVRDINEAFKELGRMCQLHMSYEKPQTKLIVLQQAVNVILNLEQQVRERNLNPKAACLKRREEEKVSGVDPQMQLGGGHPGLGGDGHM, encoded by the exons GTATGGATGAGAGGAATGGGTCCGGTCCCTGGGGGCCAGGACAACAGAACGGTCCGTCTTTCAACCAGGGAAGG GCTTATGGAGAAGATGGCCTCTACAGTGAGCAGGAGGGCATTGCCTCTGCCCCTATATTTGGATCAGGGATTGTTG GGAAGACTGAGCGAGGACCATACTCCTCATTTCCAACACAG CCGGGCTTTATGCCTAGTGAGATACCCATGACCAGTCCCAATGCCCTCTCCCCATCTGGCCTGAAGTCCAACTCCCAGTTTTATTCTTCTTATGAGGGCAACAACCCTCGACGAAGACCCTCACAGGACCCCATAG ATTCACAGCCAAAAAAGATCAGGAAGGTGCCCCCTGGCCTGCCCTCCTCG gTTTATGCATCAGCCTCAGGAGAGGATTTCAACAGGGACAACACAGGCTACCCGGCCTCCAAGGCAGGAAATGTCTACCCACCACCATTCTACATGCAAG ACGGCCTCCACCCGCCCTCTGATCCGTGGGGCTCTGCCCGGTCGATGGTTCAGCCCGGTTATTCTGCCATGCTGGGCAACTCCCCCCATCTGAGTCAGCATGCCCCCTTCACTGCCATTAACCCCCAAGACAGACTG AAACGACAGCCACTGCCCCTCTCTCCGCAAAACTACCCCCTGCATGGCAGCGAGGTGAACGGGGCTCATCCCGCCGGCTTCCACTCCGGCTCCAGCAGCTTCGGAGTCCCCAGCCACACACCCCCTATTGCTGGCAGTGACACCATCATGG CCAATCGAGGTTCAGTGCCGGGAAGTTCCGGAGATGAGATTGGGAAAGCCCTGGCATCG ATCTATCCTTCGGACAGTTCTGCCTTCCCTCCGTCTCCCTCAACTCCCTCTGGCTCCCCCCAGGCTGTATCAG GCTCTGCATCCCAATGGAATCGTACATCAGGGCAGGGCACACCTTCACCCAACTTTGAAGAGGGAATTCAGTCCATG CCAAGTAAAATGGAGGACCGCTTGGATGAAGCCATCAACGTTCTTCAGCGCCACGCCGGCGGGCATGGTGGACCAGGCCTGGCTGAAATGCATAGTCTGCTCTCGTCTGGCTTGGGGTTACCTGCAGCCTTCACTAACGCAGCCCTGGGACTGGCCGGTCGCCTCTCTGGACTG ATGGCCAGTCACAATGAGGACTCAGTTGGTGGAGGTCTTATGCATGGGCACCATGGCCCTTCATCTGGCCAGGGCTCTCAGCCTGAAGGTTTCGCTG CTATGTTGGGAAGCCTGAACCGCTCCAATGCTTCCGATGTGAAACGAGAAGACAAAGATGATGACGAAAACTGCTCTATTACCGACAAGTCAGAGGACGAAAAGAGAGACAACCTCCGAACAAG TCTggatgatgaggaagatgatgatgatgatgcagatCTGCCAGTGGGGGTTAAGGTTCAGCGGGAGAAAGGGCGGAGGTTGGCAAACAACACCCGCGAGCGGCTTCGGGTGCGGGACATCAATGAGGCTTTTAAGGAGCTGGGCCGAATGTGTCAGCTCCATATGAGTTATGAGAAACCACAGACCAAATTGATCGTACTGCAACAGGCTGTTAACGTTATACTCAACCTGGAGCAGCAAGTCAGAG AACGCAATTTGAACCCAAAGGCTGCCTGCctcaagaggagagaggaggagaaagtttCAGGTGTTGACCCTCAGATGCAGCTTGGTGGGGGTCACCCTGGTCTTGGAGGAGACGGACATATGTAA
- the tcf3a gene encoding transcription factor 3a isoform X6 → MATVETDKELNDLLDFSAMFELPLSNGKNRPTTLASQFGGSGMDERNGSGPWGPGQQNGPSFNQGRAYGEDGLYSEQEGIASAPIFGSGIVDSQPKKIRKVPPGLPSSVYASASGEDFNRDNTGYPASKAGNVYPPPFYMQDGLHPPSDPWGSARSMVQPGYSAMLGNSPHLSQHAPFTAINPQDRLKRQPLPLSPQNYPLHGSEVNGAHPAGFHSGSSSFGVPSHTPPIAGSDTIMANRGSVPGSSGDEIGKALASIYPSDSSAFPPSPSTPSGSPQAVSGSASQWNRTSGQGTPSPNFEEGIQSMPSKMEDRLDEAINVLQRHAGGHGGPGLAEMHSLLSSGLGLPAAFTNAALGLAGRLSGLMASHNEDSVGGGLMHGHHGPSSGQGSQPEGFAAMLGSLNRSNASDVKREDKDDDENCSITDKSEDEKRDNLRTSLDDEEDDDDDADLPVGVKVQREKGRRLANNTRERLRVRDINEAFKELGRMCQLHMSYEKPQTKLIVLQQAVNVILNLEQQVRERNLNPKAACLKRREEEKVSGVDPQMQLGGGHPGLGGDGHM, encoded by the exons GTATGGATGAGAGGAATGGGTCCGGTCCCTGGGGGCCAGGACAACAGAACGGTCCGTCTTTCAACCAGGGAAGG GCTTATGGAGAAGATGGCCTCTACAGTGAGCAGGAGGGCATTGCCTCTGCCCCTATATTTGGATCAGGGATTGTTG ATTCACAGCCAAAAAAGATCAGGAAGGTGCCCCCTGGCCTGCCCTCCTCG gTTTATGCATCAGCCTCAGGAGAGGATTTCAACAGGGACAACACAGGCTACCCGGCCTCCAAGGCAGGAAATGTCTACCCACCACCATTCTACATGCAAG ACGGCCTCCACCCGCCCTCTGATCCGTGGGGCTCTGCCCGGTCGATGGTTCAGCCCGGTTATTCTGCCATGCTGGGCAACTCCCCCCATCTGAGTCAGCATGCCCCCTTCACTGCCATTAACCCCCAAGACAGACTG AAACGACAGCCACTGCCCCTCTCTCCGCAAAACTACCCCCTGCATGGCAGCGAGGTGAACGGGGCTCATCCCGCCGGCTTCCACTCCGGCTCCAGCAGCTTCGGAGTCCCCAGCCACACACCCCCTATTGCTGGCAGTGACACCATCATGG CCAATCGAGGTTCAGTGCCGGGAAGTTCCGGAGATGAGATTGGGAAAGCCCTGGCATCG ATCTATCCTTCGGACAGTTCTGCCTTCCCTCCGTCTCCCTCAACTCCCTCTGGCTCCCCCCAGGCTGTATCAG GCTCTGCATCCCAATGGAATCGTACATCAGGGCAGGGCACACCTTCACCCAACTTTGAAGAGGGAATTCAGTCCATG CCAAGTAAAATGGAGGACCGCTTGGATGAAGCCATCAACGTTCTTCAGCGCCACGCCGGCGGGCATGGTGGACCAGGCCTGGCTGAAATGCATAGTCTGCTCTCGTCTGGCTTGGGGTTACCTGCAGCCTTCACTAACGCAGCCCTGGGACTGGCCGGTCGCCTCTCTGGACTG ATGGCCAGTCACAATGAGGACTCAGTTGGTGGAGGTCTTATGCATGGGCACCATGGCCCTTCATCTGGCCAGGGCTCTCAGCCTGAAGGTTTCGCTG CTATGTTGGGAAGCCTGAACCGCTCCAATGCTTCCGATGTGAAACGAGAAGACAAAGATGATGACGAAAACTGCTCTATTACCGACAAGTCAGAGGACGAAAAGAGAGACAACCTCCGAACAAG TCTggatgatgaggaagatgatgatgatgatgcagatCTGCCAGTGGGGGTTAAGGTTCAGCGGGAGAAAGGGCGGAGGTTGGCAAACAACACCCGCGAGCGGCTTCGGGTGCGGGACATCAATGAGGCTTTTAAGGAGCTGGGCCGAATGTGTCAGCTCCATATGAGTTATGAGAAACCACAGACCAAATTGATCGTACTGCAACAGGCTGTTAACGTTATACTCAACCTGGAGCAGCAAGTCAGAG AACGCAATTTGAACCCAAAGGCTGCCTGCctcaagaggagagaggaggagaaagtttCAGGTGTTGACCCTCAGATGCAGCTTGGTGGGGGTCACCCTGGTCTTGGAGGAGACGGACATATGTAA
- the tcf3a gene encoding transcription factor 3a isoform X1 gives MATVETDKELNDLLDFSAMFELPLSNGKNRPTTLASQFGGSGMDERNGSGPWGPGQQNGPSFNQGRAYGEDGLYSEQEGIASAPIFGSGIVGKTERGPYSSFPTQPGFMPSEIPMTSPNALSPSGLKSNSQFYSSYEGNNPRRRPSQDPIDSQPKKIRKVPPGLPSSVYASASGEDFNRDNTGYPASKAGNVYPPPFYMQDGLHPPSDPWGSARSMVQPGYSAMLGNSPHLSQHAPFTAINPQDRLKRQPLPLSPQNYPLHGSEVNGAHPAGFHSGSSSFGVPSHTPPIAGSDTIMANRGSVPGSSGDEIGKALASIYPSDSSAFPPSPSTPSGSPQAVSGSASQWNRTSGQGTPSPNFEEGIQSMVRQQPSKMEDRLDEAINVLQRHAGGHGGPGLAEMHSLLSSGLGLPAAFTNAALGLAGRLSGLMASHNEDSVGGGLMHGHHGPSSGQGSQPEGFAAMLGSLNRSNASDVKREDKDDDENCSITDKSEDEKRDNLRTSLDDEEDDDDDADLPVGVKVQREKGRRLANNTRERLRVRDINEAFKELGRMCQLHMSYEKPQTKLIVLQQAVNVILNLEQQVRERNLNPKAACLKRREEEKVSGVDPQMQLGGGHPGLGGDGHM, from the exons GTATGGATGAGAGGAATGGGTCCGGTCCCTGGGGGCCAGGACAACAGAACGGTCCGTCTTTCAACCAGGGAAGG GCTTATGGAGAAGATGGCCTCTACAGTGAGCAGGAGGGCATTGCCTCTGCCCCTATATTTGGATCAGGGATTGTTG GGAAGACTGAGCGAGGACCATACTCCTCATTTCCAACACAG CCGGGCTTTATGCCTAGTGAGATACCCATGACCAGTCCCAATGCCCTCTCCCCATCTGGCCTGAAGTCCAACTCCCAGTTTTATTCTTCTTATGAGGGCAACAACCCTCGACGAAGACCCTCACAGGACCCCATAG ATTCACAGCCAAAAAAGATCAGGAAGGTGCCCCCTGGCCTGCCCTCCTCG gTTTATGCATCAGCCTCAGGAGAGGATTTCAACAGGGACAACACAGGCTACCCGGCCTCCAAGGCAGGAAATGTCTACCCACCACCATTCTACATGCAAG ACGGCCTCCACCCGCCCTCTGATCCGTGGGGCTCTGCCCGGTCGATGGTTCAGCCCGGTTATTCTGCCATGCTGGGCAACTCCCCCCATCTGAGTCAGCATGCCCCCTTCACTGCCATTAACCCCCAAGACAGACTG AAACGACAGCCACTGCCCCTCTCTCCGCAAAACTACCCCCTGCATGGCAGCGAGGTGAACGGGGCTCATCCCGCCGGCTTCCACTCCGGCTCCAGCAGCTTCGGAGTCCCCAGCCACACACCCCCTATTGCTGGCAGTGACACCATCATGG CCAATCGAGGTTCAGTGCCGGGAAGTTCCGGAGATGAGATTGGGAAAGCCCTGGCATCG ATCTATCCTTCGGACAGTTCTGCCTTCCCTCCGTCTCCCTCAACTCCCTCTGGCTCCCCCCAGGCTGTATCAG GCTCTGCATCCCAATGGAATCGTACATCAGGGCAGGGCACACCTTCACCCAACTTTGAAGAGGGAATTCAGTCCATGGTGCGTCaacag CCAAGTAAAATGGAGGACCGCTTGGATGAAGCCATCAACGTTCTTCAGCGCCACGCCGGCGGGCATGGTGGACCAGGCCTGGCTGAAATGCATAGTCTGCTCTCGTCTGGCTTGGGGTTACCTGCAGCCTTCACTAACGCAGCCCTGGGACTGGCCGGTCGCCTCTCTGGACTG ATGGCCAGTCACAATGAGGACTCAGTTGGTGGAGGTCTTATGCATGGGCACCATGGCCCTTCATCTGGCCAGGGCTCTCAGCCTGAAGGTTTCGCTG CTATGTTGGGAAGCCTGAACCGCTCCAATGCTTCCGATGTGAAACGAGAAGACAAAGATGATGACGAAAACTGCTCTATTACCGACAAGTCAGAGGACGAAAAGAGAGACAACCTCCGAACAAG TCTggatgatgaggaagatgatgatgatgatgcagatCTGCCAGTGGGGGTTAAGGTTCAGCGGGAGAAAGGGCGGAGGTTGGCAAACAACACCCGCGAGCGGCTTCGGGTGCGGGACATCAATGAGGCTTTTAAGGAGCTGGGCCGAATGTGTCAGCTCCATATGAGTTATGAGAAACCACAGACCAAATTGATCGTACTGCAACAGGCTGTTAACGTTATACTCAACCTGGAGCAGCAAGTCAGAG AACGCAATTTGAACCCAAAGGCTGCCTGCctcaagaggagagaggaggagaaagtttCAGGTGTTGACCCTCAGATGCAGCTTGGTGGGGGTCACCCTGGTCTTGGAGGAGACGGACATATGTAA